One Microbacterium esteraromaticum genomic window carries:
- a CDS encoding glutamine amidotransferase-related protein, with protein MSSVLYVCVRPERSAADAEHRSFRRGLGLGTLDRLDLLHASLETVEWEQYDGFVIGGSPFNVTDAQKGEHQHAVERDLERIAGRVLDGAAAALFTCYGIGVVTRLLGGRVHTEQPEQASATEVHLTGAGLEDRLFGPSAPSLRVFTAHKESARATPPGSVLLATNDACTVQAYRVGDRLYATQFHPEASPQDFADRMAVYRASGYFDPRDYARTERAILDASVDGDDLLARFPRLIGG; from the coding sequence ATGTCCTCGGTGCTGTACGTGTGCGTTCGACCCGAGCGGAGCGCGGCCGACGCCGAGCACCGCTCCTTCCGCAGGGGACTCGGACTCGGGACGCTCGATCGCCTCGACCTGCTGCACGCGTCGCTCGAGACCGTGGAGTGGGAGCAGTACGACGGATTCGTCATCGGCGGGTCGCCGTTCAACGTCACCGACGCGCAGAAGGGCGAGCACCAGCATGCAGTCGAGCGCGATCTCGAGCGCATCGCCGGCCGCGTGCTCGACGGAGCAGCCGCGGCGCTGTTCACGTGCTACGGCATCGGCGTCGTCACCAGGCTGCTCGGCGGCCGCGTGCACACCGAGCAGCCCGAGCAGGCGAGCGCGACCGAGGTGCACCTCACCGGGGCAGGCCTCGAGGATCGCCTGTTCGGCCCGAGCGCTCCCAGCCTGAGGGTGTTCACGGCGCATAAGGAGTCAGCCCGCGCGACACCGCCGGGATCGGTGCTGCTCGCCACCAACGACGCCTGCACCGTGCAGGCGTACCGGGTCGGCGATCGGCTGTACGCCACCCAGTTCCACCCCGAGGCGTCACCGCAGGATTTCGCCGATCGGATGGCCGTGTACCGGGCATCCGGCTATTTCGACCCGCGCGACTACGCGCGCACCGAGAGGGCGATCCTCGACGCATCCGTCGACGGCGACGACCTGCTCGCGCGATTCCCCCGCCTCATCGGCGGCTGA
- a CDS encoding substrate-binding periplasmic protein, protein MSIRKNAALIAALVAATVTLSGCGSASDSNASGEDGQRTVTIVTSNDAPFSFIDKKTNELTGIDGDMLQAMADELDWKLEVVVTDFATMPQTVLSKKADFIADGLYVTDQRKKTLAYSDTWYYQGEGMVVPADSDLTSRDDAKGKTIGVMTGATHLEIAQDLTDEAHIKMYDSQANMLQAVANKQVDAAFTDQAVVAWALTQNPNDKVKLVTPYEPYFPGTIAAAFRKDEESKELISELNGALADLKASPKYMEILEKYGLNADNVAE, encoded by the coding sequence ATGAGCATCCGCAAGAACGCAGCCCTGATCGCAGCCCTCGTGGCTGCCACCGTCACTCTCAGCGGCTGCGGATCAGCCAGCGATTCGAACGCGTCCGGCGAGGACGGCCAGCGCACGGTCACGATCGTGACCTCCAACGACGCGCCGTTCTCGTTCATCGACAAGAAGACGAACGAGCTCACCGGCATCGACGGCGACATGCTGCAGGCGATGGCCGACGAGCTCGACTGGAAGCTCGAGGTCGTCGTCACGGACTTCGCGACCATGCCGCAGACCGTGCTGTCGAAGAAGGCCGACTTCATCGCCGACGGCCTCTACGTCACCGACCAGCGCAAGAAGACGCTCGCCTACTCCGACACCTGGTACTACCAGGGTGAGGGCATGGTCGTCCCCGCCGACTCCGACCTCACGTCGCGCGACGACGCCAAGGGCAAGACCATCGGCGTCATGACGGGGGCGACGCACCTCGAGATCGCTCAGGATCTGACCGACGAGGCCCACATCAAGATGTACGACTCGCAGGCGAACATGCTCCAGGCCGTCGCCAACAAGCAGGTCGACGCCGCCTTCACCGACCAGGCCGTCGTGGCATGGGCGCTCACCCAGAACCCGAACGACAAGGTCAAGCTCGTCACCCCCTACGAGCCCTACTTCCCGGGCACGATCGCCGCGGCGTTCCGCAAGGATGAAGAGAGCAAGGAGCTGATCTCCGAGCTCAACGGCGCGCTCGCCGACCTGAAGGCATCGCCGAAGTACATGGAGATCCTCGAGAAGTACGGTCTCAACGCCGACAACGTCGCCGAATGA
- a CDS encoding amino acid ABC transporter permease: MEFIQNVIGVFPDLIKAIPVVAQLAVGAMVLALTLGLLVALARISQSWILRGISTVFVEVMRGTPLLVQLVYIYFVLPVIGIQLDPIMAGIIGLGLNYAAYLSEVYRTSILAVDSGQTEAALSLGYTPTKALWRIVIPQSFKIALGPIGNYFIAMVKDTALTSVIAVSEILKTANTLNAQTFQTVEIYTAAALLYLALSLPLSRLVIVLERKARARA, from the coding sequence GTGGAGTTCATCCAGAATGTCATCGGCGTCTTTCCCGATCTGATCAAGGCGATCCCCGTCGTCGCCCAGCTCGCCGTGGGCGCCATGGTGCTCGCCCTCACCCTCGGCCTGCTCGTCGCGCTGGCGAGGATCTCGCAGAGCTGGATCCTGCGCGGCATCTCGACCGTGTTCGTCGAGGTGATGCGCGGAACGCCGCTGCTGGTGCAGCTGGTGTACATCTACTTCGTGCTGCCGGTCATCGGCATCCAGCTCGATCCGATCATGGCGGGGATCATCGGCCTCGGCCTGAACTACGCCGCGTATCTGTCCGAGGTGTACCGCACGTCGATCCTCGCCGTCGACAGCGGCCAGACGGAGGCCGCCCTGTCGCTCGGATACACGCCGACCAAGGCGCTGTGGCGGATCGTGATCCCGCAGTCGTTCAAGATCGCGCTCGGCCCGATCGGCAACTACTTCATCGCCATGGTCAAGGACACCGCTCTCACCTCGGTGATCGCCGTGTCCGAGATCCTCAAGACGGCGAACACCCTGAACGCCCAGACGTTCCAGACCGTCGAGATCTACACGGCCGCGGCACTGCTCTACCTCGCGCTCTCGCTGCCCCTGTCGCGTCTGGTCATCGTTCTCGAGAGGAAGGCGCGAGCTCGTGCATGA
- a CDS encoding SDR family NAD(P)-dependent oxidoreductase, which translates to MANALVTGGSRGIGRAIAQALARRGDTVTVHYGQDLEAAQTTLDSLPGTGHALAGGDIADPDAARSIVEQAVSAMGSIDILVNNAAVAPDAANRHPVDDSTYEVWQRQWRRMLDVNLIGAASITMLVSSHLIDRRAPGAIVNIGSRGAFRGEPEHPAYAASKAGLHAFGQTMAGALAPHGISVASIAPGFIATDRQAAKLSGDSGDSIRGQSPFGRVGTAEEVAAAVLYLTSPDAAWASGTILDLNGASHFRM; encoded by the coding sequence ATGGCCAACGCTCTCGTCACGGGCGGTTCGCGAGGCATCGGCCGCGCCATCGCTCAGGCTCTCGCCCGTCGCGGCGACACGGTGACCGTGCACTACGGCCAGGACCTCGAAGCCGCGCAGACCACGCTGGACTCGCTTCCCGGAACGGGGCACGCCCTCGCCGGAGGGGACATCGCCGACCCGGACGCCGCCCGCTCCATCGTCGAGCAGGCCGTCTCCGCGATGGGGTCGATAGACATCCTCGTGAACAACGCGGCCGTCGCCCCCGATGCGGCGAACCGGCATCCGGTCGACGACAGCACGTACGAGGTCTGGCAGCGACAGTGGCGACGGATGCTGGATGTGAACCTCATCGGGGCGGCCAGCATCACGATGCTCGTCAGCTCCCATCTCATCGACCGGCGCGCTCCGGGGGCGATCGTGAACATCGGCTCCCGCGGCGCATTCCGCGGCGAGCCGGAGCACCCCGCCTATGCCGCCTCCAAGGCCGGGCTGCATGCCTTCGGTCAGACGATGGCCGGCGCTCTGGCACCGCACGGCATCTCGGTCGCATCCATCGCTCCCGGCTTCATCGCCACGGATCGCCAGGCGGCGAAGCTGAGCGGGGACTCCGGCGACAGCATCCGCGGACAGAGCCCCTTCGGTCGCGTGGGGACGGCAGAGGAAGTGGCCGCCGCGGTGCTCTACCTCACCTCGCCCGACGCCGCATGGGCGTCTGGCACGATCCTCGACCTGAACGGCGCCTCGCACTTCCGCATGTGA
- the purU gene encoding formyltetrahydrofolate deformylase codes for MPHTDTARLLIACDDQPGIVAAVAGVLASHGANIISLDQHSTDEEGGRFFQRTVIHLDGLAARRPELESSIAQVADRFGMEWSLHDTSTRKRVAIFVSKYDHCLMELLWRTQRGELDIDVTMVISNHPDLAESVRSFGVPFMHIPAGDKAAMEARQLELLQGNVDLVVLARYMQILTDGFIERLGAPVINIHHSFLPAFIGANPYARAKERGVKLIGATAHYATADLDEGPIIEQDVTRVTHAESAAELQRRGADVERYVLARAVKWHAEDRVIVHGRSTVIL; via the coding sequence ATGCCGCACACCGACACCGCACGCCTTCTCATCGCCTGCGACGACCAGCCTGGCATCGTCGCCGCGGTCGCCGGAGTGCTGGCATCGCACGGGGCGAACATCATCTCACTCGACCAGCACTCCACCGACGAGGAGGGCGGACGCTTCTTCCAGCGCACCGTCATCCATCTCGACGGGCTCGCCGCCAGGCGACCCGAGCTCGAGAGCTCGATCGCCCAGGTCGCTGATCGCTTCGGCATGGAGTGGTCGCTGCACGACACCTCCACGCGCAAGCGCGTCGCGATCTTCGTGTCGAAGTACGACCACTGCCTGATGGAGCTGCTGTGGCGCACCCAGCGAGGCGAGCTCGACATCGACGTGACCATGGTCATCTCGAACCATCCCGATCTCGCCGAGTCGGTGCGCTCCTTCGGCGTGCCGTTCATGCACATCCCCGCCGGCGACAAGGCCGCGATGGAGGCGCGTCAGCTCGAGCTGCTGCAGGGCAACGTCGACCTGGTGGTGCTGGCACGCTACATGCAGATCCTCACCGACGGCTTCATCGAGCGACTCGGCGCTCCGGTGATCAACATCCACCACTCGTTCCTGCCCGCCTTCATCGGCGCCAACCCGTACGCCCGAGCCAAGGAGCGGGGCGTGAAGCTCATCGGCGCGACCGCGCACTACGCGACCGCCGATCTCGACGAGGGCCCGATCATCGAGCAGGACGTCACCCGCGTCACCCACGCCGAGTCCGCCGCCGAACTGCAGCGCCGAGGCGCCGACGTCGAGCGCTACGTCCTGGCCCGCGCCGTGAAATGGCACGCGGAGGACCGCGTGATCGTGCACGGCCGGTCCACCGTCATCCTCTGA
- a CDS encoding NAD(P)H-dependent flavin oxidoreductase, translated as MSDLRELLGIRHPVVLAPFGGLSSVALTAAVSEAGGLGSYGLYGYDGERIRRTAAALRAATTAPFALNIWLPTGDEVSPGGEHDGYAAALADFFEEVGIEPPARPEQYLPSLDEQLDAIWDAAPAALSVVFGVPSRELVEQAHSRGIRVIGAATTVAEARALEAGGVDAVVATGAEAAGHRVSFLRPAEDSLVGLLSLLPQVADAVRVPVIAAGGIGDRRGVAAAFALGASGVQVGTSFLVTAESAANDAHRAAIRSTAADESVLTRAMSGRLSRGAPNRAVREIEASGAVAPFPAQNWLTGRFRAVAGQRGMGELLSLWLGQSAPLARGRTAAEVFAELVAGLPA; from the coding sequence ATGAGTGATCTTCGCGAACTGCTCGGCATCAGGCATCCGGTCGTCCTCGCGCCGTTCGGCGGGCTCTCGTCGGTCGCCCTGACCGCCGCGGTGAGCGAGGCGGGCGGACTGGGGTCGTACGGCCTCTACGGATACGACGGCGAGCGGATCCGCCGAACGGCCGCCGCGCTGCGCGCCGCGACCACCGCTCCGTTCGCGCTGAACATCTGGCTGCCCACCGGCGACGAGGTGTCGCCGGGCGGTGAGCACGACGGGTACGCCGCAGCGCTCGCCGACTTCTTCGAGGAGGTCGGCATCGAGCCGCCCGCACGGCCCGAGCAGTACCTGCCGAGCCTCGACGAGCAGCTCGACGCCATCTGGGACGCGGCGCCCGCCGCGCTCAGCGTGGTCTTCGGCGTGCCCTCCCGCGAGCTGGTCGAACAGGCGCACAGCCGGGGCATCCGGGTGATCGGCGCCGCCACGACCGTCGCTGAGGCGCGGGCGCTGGAAGCCGGGGGCGTGGACGCCGTCGTCGCGACCGGAGCGGAGGCGGCCGGTCATCGGGTGTCGTTCCTCCGCCCCGCCGAGGACTCGCTGGTCGGTCTCCTCTCACTGCTGCCGCAGGTCGCGGATGCCGTGCGCGTGCCGGTCATCGCAGCCGGCGGCATCGGCGACAGGCGCGGAGTGGCCGCGGCGTTCGCACTCGGAGCCTCGGGGGTGCAGGTCGGCACGTCGTTCCTCGTGACGGCGGAGTCGGCGGCGAACGACGCGCATCGGGCGGCGATCCGCTCGACCGCGGCCGACGAGAGCGTGCTCACCCGCGCGATGAGCGGGCGGCTGTCACGCGGCGCGCCCAATCGAGCGGTGCGCGAGATCGAGGCATCAGGAGCCGTCGCGCCGTTCCCGGCGCAGAACTGGCTGACCGGGCGCTTCCGCGCCGTCGCCGGGCAGCGGGGGATGGGTGAGCTGCTGTCGCTGTGGCTCGGCCAGTCGGCACCCCTCGCGCGCGGCCGCACGGCGGCCGAGGTCTTCGCCGAGCTGGTGGCGGGGCTGCCGGCCTGA
- a CDS encoding glutaminase yields the protein MDTADDLLRDARTRLAGAPRESLGLQRTSRWRGDRIVRAGSAWHLGVLLLTDDGVLSTAEILRAAEPVRRGYAADSARARAERRAQARRGGFAEGEVVHVAWQVLDVAAVDAGGASGPLATVDGVPSVRWSPGGALVPLRGYLDERIALLLGA from the coding sequence ATGGACACTGCCGACGATCTGCTGCGAGACGCGCGTACGCGTCTCGCAGGTGCGCCACGCGAGTCGCTCGGCCTGCAGCGCACGTCGCGATGGCGCGGCGATCGGATCGTGCGCGCCGGATCCGCCTGGCACCTCGGCGTGCTGCTGCTCACCGACGACGGAGTGCTCTCGACCGCCGAGATCCTTCGCGCGGCCGAGCCCGTGCGGCGCGGGTACGCGGCCGACTCCGCTCGGGCCAGAGCGGAGCGGAGGGCGCAGGCCCGCCGCGGCGGCTTCGCCGAGGGCGAGGTCGTGCACGTCGCCTGGCAGGTGCTGGATGTCGCCGCAGTCGATGCCGGCGGGGCATCCGGACCGCTCGCGACGGTCGACGGGGTGCCGAGCGTTCGCTGGTCGCCCGGCGGCGCGCTGGTGCCGCTGCGCGGCTATCTCGACGAGCGGATCGCGCTCCTGCTCGGTGCGTGA
- a CDS encoding amino acid ABC transporter ATP-binding protein, with product MHDAVISIKDVHKVFQIGEKPTLWQRLTGRKDTRRALEVLKGVNLEVAPGEVVALIGSSGSGKSTLLRCINKLETIDSGRVLVNGHLVGYRERNGDLAAESARETARKRTDIGMVFQHFNLFANKTAIENVMAPLLDVKKMSKADARALAEPALALVGLQDRMDNYPSRLSGGQKQRVAIARAMAMEPSVLLFDEPTSALDPELVGEVLAVIKKIAATGTTMMIVTHEMQFAREIADRIVVMDGGLIVEQGAPETVFGNPQHSKTRALLRRSGILSTPETEVVPVVDELDDEA from the coding sequence GTGCATGACGCAGTGATCAGCATCAAGGATGTGCACAAGGTCTTCCAGATCGGCGAGAAGCCGACCCTCTGGCAGCGCCTCACCGGCCGGAAGGACACGCGGAGGGCACTGGAGGTGCTGAAGGGCGTGAACCTCGAGGTCGCACCGGGAGAGGTCGTCGCGCTCATCGGCTCCAGCGGATCGGGCAAGTCGACGCTGCTGCGCTGCATCAACAAGCTGGAGACGATCGATTCGGGGCGCGTCCTCGTCAACGGTCATCTGGTCGGATACCGCGAGCGCAACGGCGACCTGGCCGCGGAGTCGGCCCGCGAGACCGCCCGCAAGCGCACCGACATCGGCATGGTCTTCCAGCACTTCAACCTGTTCGCGAACAAGACCGCGATCGAGAACGTGATGGCTCCTCTCCTCGACGTCAAGAAGATGTCGAAAGCGGATGCCCGTGCTCTCGCCGAGCCCGCCCTCGCGCTCGTCGGACTGCAGGACCGCATGGACAACTACCCGTCGCGGCTGTCGGGAGGGCAGAAGCAGCGTGTGGCGATCGCCAGGGCCATGGCGATGGAGCCCAGCGTGCTGCTGTTCGACGAGCCGACGTCCGCGCTCGATCCGGAGCTCGTCGGCGAGGTGCTCGCGGTCATCAAGAAGATCGCGGCCACAGGCACGACGATGATGATCGTGACGCACGAGATGCAGTTCGCCAGGGAGATCGCCGACCGCATCGTCGTCATGGACGGCGGGCTCATCGTCGAGCAGGGGGCACCCGAGACGGTGTTCGGGAATCCGCAGCACAGCAAGACGCGCGCACTGCTGCGCCGCTCCGGCATCCTCTCCACGCCCGAGACCGAGGTCGTGCCCGTCGTCGACGAGCTGGACGACGAGGCGTAG
- the hisD gene encoding histidinol dehydrogenase translates to MKFTDPVLAKLEGRFTRLKTPLDVPAAQRDPEVVATVSAMLLDIEKRGLDAVRDYAQRLDRWNGTDFEISAADIAGSGDRIDARLREAIELGAERTQGFARRQREGHVDFEMELAPGLHTGVRYIPVGRVGAYMPAGRFPLTASAFMTVGVAKAAGVPHVVACTPPQPDGRPNDAVLYTAHVSGVDRVFLLGGVQALAAMAFGLIDDLPVDMLVGAGNAYVAEAKRQLFGRVAIDLLAGPSEVAVISDETADPELVAADLLGQAEHGPNSPAALVTTDEQHGRDVIAAVERQLETIATREICGPAWRDYGSVTVADSREVAAALMDDLAPEHLEVITADDEWYHDNLRNYGSIFLGPWSTVAYSDKGMAGTNHTLPTAGGAKHSAGLSVSRYLKPLTYQRIEKEATPLLAEAVVTISASEGMAAHEATAQMRLDRYRD, encoded by the coding sequence ATGAAGTTCACAGACCCTGTCCTTGCGAAGCTCGAAGGCCGCTTCACCCGGCTGAAGACCCCCCTTGACGTCCCCGCCGCACAGCGCGACCCCGAGGTCGTCGCGACGGTCTCGGCGATGCTGCTCGACATCGAGAAGCGCGGCCTCGACGCGGTACGCGACTACGCCCAGCGTCTCGACCGCTGGAACGGGACGGACTTCGAGATCTCGGCAGCCGACATCGCCGGCAGCGGCGACCGCATCGACGCCCGCCTCCGCGAGGCGATCGAGCTGGGCGCCGAGCGCACCCAGGGCTTCGCGCGGCGCCAGCGCGAGGGTCACGTCGACTTCGAGATGGAGCTCGCCCCCGGGCTGCACACCGGCGTCCGCTACATCCCGGTCGGCCGTGTCGGCGCATACATGCCCGCGGGACGCTTCCCTCTCACCGCGAGCGCCTTCATGACCGTCGGCGTCGCCAAGGCCGCCGGCGTGCCGCATGTGGTCGCCTGCACGCCGCCGCAGCCCGACGGCCGCCCCAACGACGCCGTGCTGTACACCGCGCACGTCTCCGGTGTCGACCGCGTGTTCCTTCTCGGCGGCGTCCAGGCGCTGGCGGCGATGGCCTTCGGCCTCATCGACGATCTGCCGGTCGACATGCTCGTCGGCGCGGGCAACGCCTACGTCGCAGAGGCCAAGCGCCAGCTGTTCGGCCGGGTCGCCATCGATCTTCTCGCCGGGCCGTCCGAGGTCGCCGTCATCTCCGACGAGACGGCAGATCCCGAGCTGGTCGCAGCCGACCTCCTCGGACAGGCGGAGCATGGGCCGAACTCGCCCGCGGCCCTCGTCACCACCGACGAGCAGCACGGGCGCGACGTCATCGCGGCCGTCGAGCGCCAGCTCGAGACCATCGCCACCCGCGAGATCTGCGGTCCGGCATGGCGCGACTACGGCTCGGTCACCGTCGCCGACAGCCGCGAGGTCGCGGCCGCCCTCATGGACGACCTCGCGCCGGAGCACCTCGAGGTCATCACCGCCGACGACGAGTGGTACCACGACAACCTGCGCAACTACGGCTCGATCTTCCTCGGACCGTGGAGCACCGTGGCATACTCCGACAAGGGCATGGCCGGCACGAACCACACGCTTCCCACCGCGGGCGGCGCGAAGCACAGTGCGGGCCTCTCGGTGTCGCGTTACCTCAAGCCGCTGACCTACCAGCGGATCGAGAAGGAGGCGACGCCGCTGCTCGCCGAAGCCGTCGTCACCATCTCGGCCTCGGAGGGCATGGCCGCGCACGAGGCGACCGCGCAGATGCGACTGGATCGCTACCGCGACTGA
- a CDS encoding SDR family oxidoreductase, with protein MSDNTPDPRHQHHDGTFPPQQQTQPGLTGDTAPTPDHGEETYRGHDRLEGRRALITGGDSGIGRAVAIAYAREGADVAIVHMPEEQEDADDTLALVTDAGRQGLAISGDLRDEQFAEEAVNRAREALGGLDIVVLNAAYQHDVDGFESLRTDEMRRVFDTNLLGTLFTARAAYPHLEEGASIIVTASIQAYNPSPGLIDYAMTKAAQVAFVKALASEAGERGIRVNAVAPGPIWTPLIPATGWDDTKVEEFGSDTPLGRAGQPAELAGAYVYLAAAESSYTSGTVLAVTGGKAL; from the coding sequence ATGAGCGACAACACCCCGGACCCTCGCCACCAGCACCACGACGGCACCTTCCCCCCTCAGCAGCAGACCCAGCCCGGCCTCACCGGCGACACCGCGCCCACGCCCGATCACGGCGAGGAGACCTATCGGGGTCACGATCGGCTCGAGGGTCGTCGCGCCCTCATCACGGGGGGCGACTCCGGTATCGGCCGGGCCGTCGCGATCGCCTACGCCAGGGAGGGTGCGGATGTCGCCATCGTGCACATGCCCGAAGAGCAGGAGGATGCGGACGACACCCTCGCCCTGGTCACCGATGCCGGCCGTCAGGGCCTCGCCATCTCGGGTGATCTGCGCGACGAGCAGTTCGCCGAGGAAGCCGTGAACCGCGCCAGGGAGGCACTGGGGGGCCTCGACATCGTGGTGCTCAACGCGGCGTACCAGCACGACGTGGATGGCTTCGAGTCGCTGAGGACCGACGAGATGCGCCGCGTCTTCGACACCAACCTTCTCGGCACCCTCTTCACCGCCCGGGCCGCGTACCCGCATCTCGAGGAGGGAGCGAGCATCATCGTGACCGCATCCATCCAGGCCTACAACCCGTCACCGGGGCTGATCGACTACGCCATGACGAAGGCGGCCCAGGTGGCCTTCGTGAAGGCGCTGGCATCCGAAGCGGGAGAGCGCGGCATCCGCGTCAACGCCGTCGCACCGGGGCCCATCTGGACCCCTCTCATCCCCGCGACCGGCTGGGACGACACGAAGGTCGAGGAGTTCGGCAGCGACACTCCGCTGGGCAGGGCCGGTCAGCCGGCCGAGCTCGCCGGAGCGTACGTGTATCTGGCCGCAGCTGAGTCCTCGTACACCTCGGGCACCGTGCTCGCGGTGACGGGAGGTAAGGCGCTGTGA
- a CDS encoding LysR family transcriptional regulator yields the protein MTITQLRAFVYAVAGGSFTAAAEALGVSQPTVSALVRKLEDHHGVELLIRAGRTLTLTAAGAELLGWARQIVDASEQADNAIAELRGLRRGTISLGVLRNANFYFLPEMVEQFRRQYPEVQLRLFGQNSFEVVEGVREGSLEAGIVVLPVPDDELEVFPLIRDEVLWASVDPAHVAAPVTIDQIVAHPVVLYDASYSWNDPTRRQLSERAQERGLRLEPQVEVEYLEAALELVVRGVGDTMVSRAVTQSRSFPRGVHVAPFEVPMYDTIAFIRRRNSVLSPAIVELIDLVGRLLRHRAPVADQLQRAAFRPEAPQR from the coding sequence ATGACGATCACGCAGCTTCGCGCATTCGTATATGCGGTCGCGGGCGGATCCTTCACCGCGGCCGCCGAAGCCCTCGGGGTCTCCCAGCCGACGGTGTCGGCCCTCGTGCGCAAGCTCGAGGACCATCACGGTGTGGAGCTGCTCATCCGCGCCGGGCGGACGCTCACCCTCACAGCCGCGGGCGCCGAGCTGCTCGGCTGGGCCCGCCAGATCGTCGATGCCTCGGAGCAGGCCGACAACGCCATCGCGGAGCTGCGGGGCCTCCGCCGCGGGACCATCTCGCTCGGGGTGCTCAGGAACGCGAACTTCTACTTCCTGCCCGAGATGGTCGAGCAGTTCCGCAGGCAGTACCCCGAGGTGCAGCTGCGGCTGTTCGGCCAGAACTCGTTCGAGGTCGTCGAGGGAGTGCGCGAGGGGTCGCTGGAGGCGGGGATCGTCGTGCTCCCCGTGCCCGATGACGAGCTCGAGGTGTTCCCGCTGATCAGGGACGAGGTCCTGTGGGCGAGCGTCGACCCCGCGCATGTCGCGGCGCCGGTGACGATCGATCAGATCGTGGCCCATCCCGTGGTGCTGTATGACGCGAGCTACAGCTGGAACGACCCCACCAGGCGGCAGCTCAGCGAACGCGCCCAGGAACGCGGACTGCGGCTCGAGCCGCAGGTCGAGGTGGAGTATCTCGAGGCGGCGCTCGAGCTGGTCGTGCGCGGTGTCGGCGACACCATGGTCTCGCGGGCTGTGACGCAGAGCAGGAGCTTCCCGCGAGGGGTGCATGTCGCGCCGTTCGAGGTGCCGATGTACGACACGATCGCCTTCATCCGTCGCCGCAACAGCGTGCTCTCGCCGGCCATCGTCGAGCTGATCGACCTGGTCGGTCGCCTGCTGCGCCACAGGGCGCCGGTCGCCGATCAGCTGCAGCGGGCCGCCTTCCGGCCGGAGGCGCCGCAGCGCTGA